The DNA sequence GTTCCAGCCTCCTGTCGGTCCGGTGACGGATCAGGTGGCGCGTGGCGACGGCTCGTCCGCCGGCAGGGGTGGGTCTGCGTAACTGGTGCCGGCGCGTGGGTTCGGATGGATGAGTCGAAGGATCACGCCGGTCATCGAGGTCGTGAGGAGAGCCATCATGACCATGATCGAGTAGGTTTGCCGGTCCAGCACCGCCAGTTGGAGGCCGACGACCAGGACGATGAGTTCCGTCAGGCCCCTGGTGTTGATCAGGGTCGCGAGGACGGTGGCCGGGCGGGTGGGTACGCCGACGGCTTTGGCCGCGGTGAAGGTGCCCGCGAACTTTCCGGCCACCGCGACCACCAGCACCAGTGCCAGCTCGACGTAGGAAGACACATCCATTGTGGACAGGTCGACCGAGAAGCCGGCCACGGCGAAGAAGATCGGCAGCAGGAAGTTCGAGGACGCTCGTTCCACGGCAGGCAGTACTCGCTCGCGCAGGAGCGGCAGGCCGGTGCGGGGCATCACCCAGCCGAAGAGGAACGCGCCGAAGATCGCGTGGAGGCCCATCCACGAAGTCGCGGCGGCTGAGCCGGCCACGCCCAGGCCGATCCCGGTCAGGACGCCCGCGGAAGCGACGGGGCCCGGCCGCGGCCGGCGTTCGGCGAAGCGGCGCAACAGCGGTCGCACGCCACCCACCATCAGGGCGACGTAGGGCACGACGAGGGCGATCCGCCACGCGGGCAACGCTTCCGTGCCGACCACGGCGGCGACGACGGCCAGAAGCACCCATGCGACCACGTCGATGACGGCCGCGACGGTCAGCGCCAGCACGCCCAACCGGGTGTGGACCATGCCGCGGTCGGTCAGGATGCGGGCGAGTACCGGGAAGGCGGTCACCGACAACGCGGTTCCCGTGAACAGGACGAAAGCCAGTGCGTTCCCCGTCGGGTGCGCCGGCAGCAACAGCAGCGCCAGCCCCACGCCCAGGGCGAACGGCAACGCCAGGGAACCGAAGGCCACCGCCGCGACGACCCGGCGTTGCTCCCGGAGCAGTGAACGATCCAGCTCCAGTCCGATGAAGAAGAGGAAGACGATGACGCCGACGTTCGCCAGCCACGACAACACCGGTCGGACGTCGGCGGGGAACAGTGCCGCGTTGAGGCTTTCGCCCATCAGCGTCGGACCCAGCACGATGCCGGCCAGGATCTCGCCGATCACCGCCGGCTGGCCGATCCGGGTCAGCAGGGCGCCCAGCAACCGTGCCACGGCGACGATGATGACGACGTCGACGATCAGCACTGGGCACGTCCCCTTTCGTCCGGACCGAGTCCAGGTCCCACGGCCGGGTGCCCGGCCGGGGCGGGCCGGCCGGGCACCTCCGGTCAGGTGGCGGGCAATCCGGTCAGGTGGCGGACCGGTGCGGAACCTCGGCGGCGAGGTGCGACCACGACATCCCGTCCGGTGAGACGATCAGGCCGTCCTCGAAGAGCGGGAGTTCGTTCTCCGCGTCCACGCCGTACATCGCCTGCGCCTGGATCTCGCTGCTCTCCCGCAGCGCCTGACCGGCCACAGCGGACTTGAGCAGCGGGAGCATGGCCCCCTCGTCCTCGGCGGCGGCCTTCTCCAGCGCGTCCGTGAACTCCGCTGAACCGTTCGCGATGCGCTGCGCGACCTCGGCGGTGCCGACCTCGACACCGCTTTGCACGATCCGCGCTTCCGTGCTCGCGACCCCGCCCACCAGTTCGACGAAGGACTCCAGCTCGGGGAGTTCGCTCGCGGTGACCTTCTTGGCGTTCCAGAAGTACGAGTCCTCCGAGTGGTGCATGTCGTAGAAGGAGATGAGGAACTCGTAGAACAGGCCGTACTCGCGCCGGTAGCGCCTCTCGAACTCGGTGAAGGCGGTCGTCTCGTCGATGCCGCCGGTCAGCACGCTGTTGATCGACCGCGCGGCGAGCAACGCGCTGTAGGTCGCGAGGTGCACGCCAGAAGAGAACACCGGATCCACGAAGCAGGCCGCGTCGCCGACGAGAACCATCCCCGGCCGCCAGAACTTCGTGGTGTGGTACGAGTAGTCCTTCCGCACCCGCAGCTTGCCGTACGGGCCCGAGGTGACGCGGGTGGCCGAGGACAGGAAGTCCGCGATGAGCGGACATTCCCG is a window from the Amycolatopsis sp. cg9 genome containing:
- a CDS encoding cation:proton antiporter, with amino-acid sequence MLIVDVVIIVAVARLLGALLTRIGQPAVIGEILAGIVLGPTLMGESLNAALFPADVRPVLSWLANVGVIVFLFFIGLELDRSLLREQRRVVAAVAFGSLALPFALGVGLALLLLPAHPTGNALAFVLFTGTALSVTAFPVLARILTDRGMVHTRLGVLALTVAAVIDVVAWVLLAVVAAVVGTEALPAWRIALVVPYVALMVGGVRPLLRRFAERRPRPGPVASAGVLTGIGLGVAGSAAATSWMGLHAIFGAFLFGWVMPRTGLPLLRERVLPAVERASSNFLLPIFFAVAGFSVDLSTMDVSSYVELALVLVVAVAGKFAGTFTAAKAVGVPTRPATVLATLINTRGLTELIVLVVGLQLAVLDRQTYSIMVMMALLTTSMTGVILRLIHPNPRAGTSYADPPLPADEPSPRAT